In Asticcacaulis sp. EMRT-3, the sequence TCACCCGATGATTACTGGGGCTATCAGCAACTGAAAATGAATGTGCCCGCCGGGATGCTGGTCACAACCGGCGAACACGAAGCGACGCGCTGGGGTTTCCGCATGTTGATGGAGATGGAGTGCTGCGACCTGATCCAGCCCGATGTCGGCTGGTGCGGCGGCGTGACGGAGTTGCTGAAAATCTCGGCTATGGCCGATGCGCGCGGCATTATGGTCGTGCCGCACGGCTCAAGCGTCTATTCGTATCATTTCGTCATCACGCGCCATAATTCGCCGTTTGCCGAATTCCTGATGATGGCGCCCAAGGCCGATCACGTAGCCCCCATGTTCCACCCGCAATTGCTGGGCGAACCGGTGCCGGAAAATGGCCGCCTGAATGTCAACAAGCTTGATAAGCCGGGCTTCGGCGTCGAGCTGAACCCCGATGTCAAGCTGCACCGCCCCTATACGCATTAAGAGGATTTGAACCACGGAAAGCACGGAAAGCACGGAAAAGTGGCGCTGATCAGCGTCTGAACAGGCATCTTCGGCAGAAAATAACGCGCTTCGCGCAATCTTTGAGTCTTCCGACAAGCATGAGCTTGGGTTCGTATCGCCAGCCTCCTCCGTGCTTTCCGTGTTTTCCGTGGTTCAATCCTTCTCCTGAAAGGAAGACATTATGAAACTCTGCCGCTATGGCCCCAAGGGCGCTGAAAAACCCGGTATCGTCGATTCCGAAGGCCGCATCCGCGACCTGTCCGGCGTCCTGCCCGACCTGACGCCCGACACGGTGCGCCTGTCGCAACTGGCCAAATTGAACGACATCGACCTGATGACCCTGCCCATCGTTGAGGGCCAGCCGCGCTATGGCGTGCCGGTCAAGGGCATCGGCAAGATTATCGCCGTCGGTCTCAACTATGCCGACCATGCCGCCGAATCGAACCTGCCCGTGCCGCCGGAGCCCATCTATTTCACCAAGGCCGTCACCTCGCTGAACGGCCCGAACGACGATGTGATCAAGCCGCGCGACGCCACCAAGATGGACTGGGAGGTCGAACTGGGCCTCGTGATCGGCAAGACCTGCCGCTATGTCGATGAGGCCGAGGCTTTGTCGCATGTCGCCGGTTATGTGCTGGTCAATGATATTTCCGAACGCGCCTTTCAAAAGGAGCGCGGCACGCAATGGGTGAAGGGCAAGGGCTGCGACACCTTCTGCCCCACCGGCCCGTGGCTGGTGACGCCCGATGAGGTGGGCGACGTGCATAATCTCGACATGTTCCTCGACGTCAACGGCCAGCGGATGCAGACCGGCAATACGAAGACGCTGATCTTCAATGTGGCCCAGTGCATCTCGTACATTTCGCGCTTCGTCACCCTGCAACCGGGCGATCTGCTGATCACCGGCACCCCGCCCGGCGTCGGCGAAGGCAAGAAACCCAATCCCATCTATTTGAATGCCGGTGACGAGATGCACCTTGGCATCGCCAAGCTGGGCGAGCAAAAGCACAAGGTTGTGCCGTTCTCGCTGGAAAATCTGGAGATTTTTGAATGATTTATACCGATCGATTTAAGGGCCGCCGCGCCATCGTCACCGGTGCCGCTTCGGGGCTTGGTAAGGCCACGGCGGCGCGCATCGTCGCCGAAGGCGGCACAGTCGTCTTGTGGGATCTCAATGCCGAGGCGCTGGACGCCGCGAAGTCAGAGGTCGGGGCGGCGGGCGTTGTGGCGCTCGATGTCTCCGATCATGCGCAGGTGGCCCAGGCAGCGAAGCAGTCAGCGGACATTCTTGGCGGCATCGACATCCTCGTCAATTCGGCGGGCATTACCGGCGCCACCGTGCCGGTGTGGGAATTCCCGGTCGAATCATGGCTGAAGGTGATGGACATCAATCTGAACGGCCTGTTCTATTGCTGCCGCGAAGTCATCCCCTTCATGCTCGAAGGCGGCTATGGCCGCATCGTCAATGTGGCCAGCGTCGCGGGCAAGGAAGGCAATCCCAATGCCTCGGCCTATTCGGCGTCAAAAGCGGGCGTGATCGGCCTGACCAAATCCTTAGGCAAGGAACTGGCCACGAAGGGCGTGATCGTCAACGCCCTGACGCCCGCCACGTTTGAATCGCCGATTCTGGCCCAGCTTCCGCCCAGCCAGGTCGAATATATGCGCTCGAAGATTCCAATGGGCCGTCTGGGCGTTGTCGATGAATCGGCGGCTACGGTCTGTTTCATGGCTTCGGAAGAATGCTCGTTCACCACGGCCTCGACCTTCGATACGTCGGGCGGACGGACCACGTTCTAAGAGGTTTAACCACGGAAAACACGGAAAACACGGAAAATAATTCTCCTCTTCCCTCCGTGTTTTCCGTGGTTTGAATCCCTTCTCCCCTCGCGAGGGGAGAAGGTGGCCTGAACGAAGTGAAGGCCGGATGAGGGGCCTTTCTGCATACCCCGCCCCTCACCCGGTCGCCCTCGCTTCGCTTGGGCTCCCGTCCTCTCCCCGCAAGCAGGGAGAGGGATAAGAAAAGGGAGAAAAACTTATGGCGATCAAGCGCTTTGTCGATGCCCACGTCCATCTGTGGAAGCTCAATAATATCCGCTATCCGTGGCTGACCCCGCCGTTTTCGCCCGATGGCCCCAATGGCAGCGTGGCGGCGATTGCCCATGATTACGGTCTGGCGCAGTATTTCGTCGATGCGCAGGGCTTCAATGTCGAGAAAATCGTCCATATCGATGCGGGCGCGTATCCTGAGGATGCGCTGAAGGAAACCCACTGGCTGCAAAACATGGCCTATGCGCAGGGTTTTCCCCATGCCATCGTCGCCTTCGCCGCGCTCAATGATCCCGATGTCGAGGCGAAACTGGCCGCCCAGACGCAGAACCGCAATGTGCGCGGCATCCGTCACATCCTCAACTGGCACCCTGATCCGGCGCGCACCTATACGCCGCAAAACCTGTTCGACGACGAGGCCCTGGCGCACGGCTACGGCCTGCTCGGCACATATAATCTGTCATTCGATCTGCAAATCTACCCGAACCAGATGATCGACGCCTATCGGCTGGCCAGCCGCTTTCCCGGCGTGCCGGTGATCATCAACCATATGGGTATGCCGATTCTGGCTGAGGGTGCCGAAGGGCTGGCGCGCTGGAAAAGCGGGATGCAGCTTCTGGCTTCGCTGCCGCATGTCTCGGTGAAAATCTCCGGCATGGGCTTTTATGACCGCAACTGGACGACCGACACAATCCGTCCGCTGGTGCTGGAAACCATCGACCAGTTCGGCCCGGAACGCTGCGCCTTCGCCAGCGATTTTCCCACCGACAAGCTGTTTAACTCCTACCCGCAAGCCCTTGAGGCTTATGATGAAATCACCGCCAGCTTCAGCGAGGACGAGCGCGACGCGATGTTCGCCGCCAATGCCAGCCGCATCTACCGTATCTGACGATCTGCCGACCATAAGACTTAACAAAAAATAATCATAAACAGGCGAAACGACCATGAATCCCAACCCACTCTTAGGCGTGCTGTTTCACTGGCTGGGCGGGCTGTCATCCGCCAGCTTCTATGTGCCCTATAAGCGTATCCGCCACTGGTCATGGGAAATTTTCTGGCTGACCGGCGGCGTCTTTTCGTGGCTGGTCATGCCGTGGCTTTTCGCTTCTATCCAGACGCATGATCTGCTGAATGTGCTGGCCGCCACGCCCGGCCATGTGCTGATGTGGTGCGTGATCTGGGGCATTTTATGGGGCACGGGCGGCTT encodes:
- a CDS encoding fumarylacetoacetate hydrolase family protein, which encodes MKLCRYGPKGAEKPGIVDSEGRIRDLSGVLPDLTPDTVRLSQLAKLNDIDLMTLPIVEGQPRYGVPVKGIGKIIAVGLNYADHAAESNLPVPPEPIYFTKAVTSLNGPNDDVIKPRDATKMDWEVELGLVIGKTCRYVDEAEALSHVAGYVLVNDISERAFQKERGTQWVKGKGCDTFCPTGPWLVTPDEVGDVHNLDMFLDVNGQRMQTGNTKTLIFNVAQCISYISRFVTLQPGDLLITGTPPGVGEGKKPNPIYLNAGDEMHLGIAKLGEQKHKVVPFSLENLEIFE
- a CDS encoding SDR family NAD(P)-dependent oxidoreductase, with protein sequence MIYTDRFKGRRAIVTGAASGLGKATAARIVAEGGTVVLWDLNAEALDAAKSEVGAAGVVALDVSDHAQVAQAAKQSADILGGIDILVNSAGITGATVPVWEFPVESWLKVMDINLNGLFYCCREVIPFMLEGGYGRIVNVASVAGKEGNPNASAYSASKAGVIGLTKSLGKELATKGVIVNALTPATFESPILAQLPPSQVEYMRSKIPMGRLGVVDESAATVCFMASEECSFTTASTFDTSGGRTTF
- a CDS encoding amidohydrolase family protein codes for the protein MAIKRFVDAHVHLWKLNNIRYPWLTPPFSPDGPNGSVAAIAHDYGLAQYFVDAQGFNVEKIVHIDAGAYPEDALKETHWLQNMAYAQGFPHAIVAFAALNDPDVEAKLAAQTQNRNVRGIRHILNWHPDPARTYTPQNLFDDEALAHGYGLLGTYNLSFDLQIYPNQMIDAYRLASRFPGVPVIINHMGMPILAEGAEGLARWKSGMQLLASLPHVSVKISGMGFYDRNWTTDTIRPLVLETIDQFGPERCAFASDFPTDKLFNSYPQALEAYDEITASFSEDERDAMFAANASRIYRI